The Candidatus Koribacter versatilis Ellin345 genome has a segment encoding these proteins:
- a CDS encoding IS110 family transposase codes for MRIVAVGIDLGKTVFHLVAMGERNRVLVRRKFSRQQLLAYTANLEPTLIGTEACAGAHFLATALCAQGHDVRLMAAQFVKPYRKSNKSDFLDAETIADAVQKENMRFVPVKTDEQLDLQAMHRVRTRLVQRRTALINEIRGFLLERGIIFPAKPIHLRKQLPGVLEDATQNLTPRLRWLLSELAEEWKELEARIIAISDAIERISTSDPLCQRLRQIPGFGPLVSTATVAAIGNGSSFRKGRDFAAWLGVVPRQYSTGGKTALYGMSKRGNRYLRQLLIHGARAVLIRVKYDTAGLGQWIHKLAERAPRNKVIVAIANKLARIAWAVLAKGEPYRHQPLAAAA; via the coding sequence ATGCGTATCGTAGCGGTCGGTATCGATCTCGGTAAAACCGTGTTTCACCTGGTGGCGATGGGAGAGCGCAACCGCGTGCTGGTGCGGCGGAAGTTCTCGCGTCAACAGCTGTTGGCTTACACGGCCAACCTCGAGCCCACTTTGATCGGCACCGAAGCCTGTGCCGGCGCCCATTTTCTCGCGACAGCCCTATGTGCGCAGGGACACGACGTGCGCCTCATGGCAGCCCAGTTCGTGAAGCCTTACCGTAAGTCGAACAAGAGTGACTTTCTCGATGCCGAGACGATCGCCGACGCGGTGCAGAAGGAGAACATGCGCTTCGTGCCAGTCAAGACCGACGAGCAACTCGATCTGCAGGCTATGCACCGCGTGCGCACTCGCCTGGTGCAGCGGCGCACGGCACTGATCAACGAGATCCGCGGGTTCCTGCTGGAGCGCGGCATCATCTTTCCCGCGAAGCCGATTCACCTGCGCAAGCAACTTCCGGGTGTACTGGAAGACGCGACCCAGAACCTGACGCCGAGGCTGCGCTGGCTGCTCTCTGAACTTGCGGAGGAGTGGAAGGAGTTGGAAGCTAGGATCATCGCTATCAGCGACGCCATCGAGCGGATCAGCACCAGCGATCCACTCTGCCAGCGTCTGCGCCAGATCCCAGGCTTCGGGCCGCTGGTTTCGACAGCAACCGTGGCCGCTATCGGCAACGGGTCGTCGTTCCGCAAGGGTCGCGACTTCGCGGCGTGGCTCGGTGTTGTTCCCCGACAGTACTCCACGGGTGGCAAGACGGCGCTCTACGGCATGAGCAAACGCGGCAACCGTTATCTACGACAGCTGCTGATCCATGGCGCGCGTGCTGTCCTGATCCGGGTGAAGTACGACACCGCAGGGTTGGGGCAGTGGATCCACAAGCTGGCCGAGCGTGCACCGCGCAACAAGGTGATCGTCGCGATCGCCAACAAGCTGGCGCGTATCGCCTGGGCGGTACTCGCGAAGGGTGAGCCTTACCGCCATCAGCCCTTGGCGGCCGCAGCGTAG
- a CDS encoding tryptophan-rich sensory protein, whose translation MFTTLPAQQPFLWALITCLIAAIAEGLASGTRVRAVLAELRMPGLAPPFWVWTLIGVAYYVLFFFLISSLLSTQPTIPLTEIGVALTAILMVLNAGWNWVFFRRKSLRLSFLLFMPYLACALLLALVLHRLGNPFFVWYLLYLFYLLWATWWGCRVWRLNPN comes from the coding sequence TTGTTCACCACCCTACCAGCGCAGCAGCCGTTTTTGTGGGCACTCATTACGTGTCTCATCGCCGCGATTGCTGAAGGGCTGGCATCGGGTACCCGGGTCAGGGCTGTCCTCGCAGAGCTAAGAATGCCCGGACTAGCTCCACCATTTTGGGTCTGGACACTCATCGGTGTCGCCTATTACGTGCTCTTCTTTTTTCTTATTAGCTCGCTGCTGAGCACTCAGCCCACAATCCCTTTGACGGAAATCGGGGTCGCCCTAACGGCCATACTCATGGTCTTGAATGCAGGGTGGAACTGGGTTTTCTTCCGGAGGAAGAGCCTTCGATTAAGTTTTCTGCTCTTCATGCCGTATCTAGCCTGTGCGTTACTGCTCGCGCTAGTGCTTCACCGTCTCGGCAATCCTTTCTTCGTTTGGTATCTACTCTATCTGTTCTACCTTTTGTGGGCGACTTGGTGGGGCTGTCGTGTTTGGCGCCTAAATCCCAACTGA
- a CDS encoding DoxX family protein: MIRKLLATSDDSVLTALRLVLGIVMFAHGAQKVLGWFGGYGYSGTMQFFTGTLHIPAPLGILSMVAEFAGSLGLIVGLLGRVAALGILVNMVVAVLKAHAPNGFFMNWAGNQKGEGFEFHLLAIVIALAILVRGSGAFSIDRWITRDRV, from the coding sequence ATGATCCGCAAATTACTTGCTACTTCCGACGATTCCGTACTCACAGCCCTTCGGCTCGTCCTCGGCATCGTGATGTTCGCGCACGGCGCTCAAAAAGTGCTGGGCTGGTTCGGCGGTTATGGATATTCCGGCACCATGCAATTCTTTACGGGCACGCTGCATATTCCAGCGCCGCTGGGTATCCTTTCCATGGTGGCGGAATTCGCCGGCAGCTTGGGCTTAATCGTCGGGTTGCTCGGACGCGTCGCCGCGTTGGGCATACTTGTGAACATGGTAGTAGCCGTTTTGAAAGCTCATGCACCGAACGGGTTCTTCATGAACTGGGCCGGAAATCAGAAAGGCGAGGGATTCGAATTTCACCTACTGGCCATCGTGATCGCGCTGGCGATCCTGGTCCGCGGTTCCGGCGCGTTCTCGATCGACCGGTGGATCACACGCGACCGTGTGTGA
- a CDS encoding aminoacyl-tRNA deacylase, producing MPVQRLKAFLDKNDIRYVLISHSRAFTAAATAAITHIPGKEIAKTVMVKVDGQLAMAVVPASRHLDLKAMEDELGTYEIRLVTEVEFQNVFPDCELGAMPPFGTLYGLNVYVDSKLEEDPEIAFNAGSHRELMRMQYADWERLEHPRVLRIATRSKHERLEEERLTASRL from the coding sequence ATGCCAGTCCAACGCTTGAAAGCTTTCCTCGACAAAAACGACATTCGCTATGTCCTCATCAGCCACTCGCGCGCCTTCACCGCTGCGGCGACGGCTGCCATCACGCATATTCCTGGAAAGGAGATCGCCAAGACCGTCATGGTGAAAGTGGACGGCCAGCTTGCAATGGCCGTGGTGCCTGCATCGAGGCACCTGGATTTGAAAGCAATGGAGGATGAACTTGGTACCTACGAAATCCGCCTGGTGACCGAAGTAGAGTTCCAGAACGTGTTCCCCGACTGTGAGCTCGGCGCCATGCCACCCTTCGGAACGCTTTACGGACTCAACGTCTACGTCGACAGCAAACTTGAGGAGGATCCTGAAATCGCCTTCAACGCCGGTTCCCATCGGGAACTGATGCGCATGCAATACGCGGATTGGGAACGGCTCGAGCATCCGCGGGTGCTGCGCATCGCGACTCGCTCCAAGCATGAGCGCCTCGAGGAGGAGCGCCTGACTGCATCGCGGCTCTGA